The proteins below are encoded in one region of Tsuneonella sp. CC-YZS046:
- a CDS encoding CDC48 family AAA ATPase: MADAEAATLSKDTVRLQVAAARQEESGQGIARMPKTAFAALGIAEGDVVEITGKRATAAIAFPAYAEDQSLDVVRLDGLQRGNAQTGSGDHVLIRKAESRPATRVVFAPAQREMRLQGPPNALKRNFFRKPLVAGDLVATTGQQPVTDMPPGVQRFFNSPAYALTQIRLQVIATTPKGIVHIDEDTEVELRTEFEEPRDGRGLVNYDDVGGMGETIRQLREMVELPLRYPELFTRLGVDPPKGVLLHGPPGTGKTRLAQAVANESDAEFFTINGPEIMGSGYGESEKRLREVFEQASRAAPSIIFIDEIDSIAPKRTQVPGEAEKRLVAQLLTLMDGLESRANLVVIAATNRPDAIDEALRRPGRFDREIVIGVPDENGRREILAIHTRGMPLGEGVDLKELARTTHGFVGADIAALAREAAIEAVRRFMPKLDLEAQTVPPEVLEELCVTREDFLAALKRVQPSAMREVMVQVPDIGWSDIGGLADAQTKLKEGVELPLRNPEAFRRLGIRAAKGFLLYGPPGTGKTLLAKAVAKEAEANFISIKSSDLLSKWYGESEQQISRLFARARQVAPCVVFIDEIDSLVPARGSGTAEPQVTARVVNTILAEMDGLEELQSVVLIGATNRPALVDPALLRPGRFDELVYVGTPDKEGREHILKIHTRAMPLAGDVDLAGISDRTERYTGADLEDVVRRAGLNAIRRAGEAVDQVTAADFSEALEDSRATVTAEMEAEYAKMKGELKKRAAEVNPIGFIAPGMVEPTREKKHG; this comes from the coding sequence GCCGCGATCGCCTTTCCCGCCTATGCCGAGGATCAGAGCCTGGACGTGGTCCGGCTGGATGGCCTCCAGCGCGGCAATGCGCAGACCGGCTCGGGCGACCATGTCCTGATCCGCAAGGCCGAATCGCGCCCCGCCACCCGCGTGGTCTTCGCGCCGGCCCAGCGCGAGATGCGGCTGCAAGGGCCCCCAAATGCGCTGAAGCGCAACTTCTTCCGCAAGCCGCTTGTCGCGGGCGATCTGGTGGCGACCACCGGCCAGCAGCCCGTCACGGACATGCCCCCTGGCGTGCAGCGCTTCTTCAATTCGCCCGCCTATGCCCTGACCCAGATCCGGCTGCAGGTGATCGCCACCACGCCCAAGGGCATCGTCCATATCGACGAGGATACGGAAGTCGAGCTGCGCACCGAGTTCGAGGAACCGCGCGACGGCCGCGGCCTGGTCAATTACGACGATGTCGGCGGGATGGGTGAGACGATCCGCCAGTTGCGCGAGATGGTCGAGCTGCCGCTGCGCTATCCCGAACTGTTCACCCGGCTCGGCGTCGATCCGCCCAAGGGCGTGCTGCTGCATGGCCCGCCGGGCACCGGCAAGACCCGGCTGGCGCAGGCCGTCGCCAATGAAAGCGACGCGGAGTTCTTCACCATCAACGGCCCCGAGATCATGGGGTCGGGCTATGGCGAAAGCGAGAAGCGCCTGCGTGAAGTGTTCGAGCAGGCTTCCCGCGCCGCGCCGTCCATCATTTTCATCGACGAGATCGATTCGATCGCGCCCAAGCGCACCCAGGTGCCGGGCGAGGCGGAGAAGCGGCTGGTCGCCCAGCTGCTGACCCTGATGGACGGGCTGGAAAGCCGCGCCAATCTGGTGGTCATCGCGGCCACCAACCGCCCGGACGCCATCGACGAGGCCTTGCGCCGCCCCGGCCGCTTCGACCGCGAGATCGTGATCGGCGTGCCGGACGAGAATGGCCGGCGCGAGATTCTGGCGATCCACACCCGGGGCATGCCCCTGGGCGAGGGCGTCGATTTGAAGGAACTGGCCCGCACCACCCACGGTTTCGTGGGGGCGGACATTGCCGCGCTCGCGCGCGAGGCCGCGATAGAGGCGGTGCGGCGCTTCATGCCCAAGCTCGATCTGGAAGCGCAGACGGTTCCGCCCGAAGTGCTGGAGGAGCTTTGCGTCACGCGCGAGGATTTCCTCGCGGCGCTCAAGCGGGTGCAGCCCAGCGCCATGCGCGAGGTGATGGTGCAGGTGCCGGATATCGGCTGGTCCGATATCGGCGGCCTGGCCGACGCCCAGACCAAGCTCAAGGAAGGCGTCGAGCTGCCGCTGCGCAATCCGGAAGCGTTCCGCAGGCTGGGCATCCGCGCCGCCAAGGGCTTCCTGCTCTATGGCCCGCCGGGCACCGGCAAGACCTTGCTGGCCAAGGCGGTCGCGAAGGAAGCGGAAGCCAATTTCATCTCGATCAAAAGCTCCGACCTGCTCAGCAAGTGGTATGGCGAAAGCGAACAGCAGATTTCCCGTCTGTTCGCGCGCGCGCGCCAGGTGGCCCCATGCGTGGTGTTCATCGACGAGATCGACAGCCTCGTCCCCGCGCGCGGCTCGGGCACGGCCGAGCCGCAGGTCACGGCGCGGGTGGTCAACACCATCCTGGCCGAAATGGACGGGCTGGAGGAACTCCAGTCGGTCGTGCTGATCGGCGCGACCAACCGGCCCGCACTGGTGGACCCCGCGCTGCTGAGGCCGGGCCGCTTCGACGAGCTGGTCTATGTCGGAACGCCGGACAAGGAAGGGCGCGAGCATATCCTGAAGATCCACACCAGGGCCATGCCGCTGGCGGGCGATGTCGATCTTGCGGGAATCTCGGATCGGACCGAGCGCTATACCGGCGCGGATCTGGAAGATGTGGTGCGCCGCGCGGGCCTCAACGCCATCAGGCGGGCGGGCGAGGCGGTGGACCAGGTCACGGCGGCCGATTTCAGCGAGGCTCTCGAGGATTCGCGGGCAACGGTGACCGCCGAAATGGAAGCCGAATATGCGAAGATGAAGGGCGAGTTGAAGAAGCGTGCCGCCGAGGTCAATCCGATCGGCTTCATCGCGCCCGGCATGGTGGAACCGACACGGGAAAAGAAGCACGGCTGA